One Amycolatopsis thermophila DNA segment encodes these proteins:
- a CDS encoding IS481 family transposase, producing the protein MSHRNAPLTPTGRLRLARCVVEEGWPLRRAAERFQVSVATVQRWTDRYRAGGEAGMVDRSSRPHHSPHRTPTRTERRIIKVRVVRRWGPARIAALLGLVASTVHRVLTRYGLARLADLDRATGRVVRRYERAAPGELVHVDIKKLGNIPGGGGHKICDRATGNQHRKATTTARYPHGKPQIGYSYLHNAVDDHSRLAYTEILPDETKATAVAFWHRAQAFFASHGITVQRVLTDNGSCYRSRDWRNTLTHAGIQHKRTRPYPQTNGKVERFNRTLLDEWAYAQPYTSDTARRAALPDFLHHYNHHRHHASIGGPPTTRIPNLTGQNI; encoded by the coding sequence GTGTCCCACCGTAACGCTCCGCTGACTCCGACCGGCAGGCTGCGTCTGGCTCGGTGTGTCGTGGAGGAGGGGTGGCCGTTGCGGCGGGCGGCGGAGCGGTTCCAGGTGTCGGTGGCCACCGTGCAGCGGTGGACTGATCGCTACCGTGCCGGGGGTGAGGCCGGCATGGTCGACCGGTCCTCACGTCCGCATCACAGCCCGCATCGGACACCGACCCGGACCGAGCGGCGGATCATCAAGGTCCGGGTGGTGCGCCGGTGGGGGCCGGCGCGCATCGCTGCCCTGCTGGGGTTGGTCGCCTCCACCGTGCATCGGGTGCTGACCCGCTACGGCTTGGCGCGGCTGGCCGATCTGGACCGGGCCACCGGGCGGGTGGTGCGCCGCTACGAACGCGCCGCCCCGGGCGAGCTGGTGCATGTCGACATCAAGAAGCTGGGCAACATCCCCGGCGGCGGCGGCCACAAGATCTGCGACCGCGCCACCGGCAACCAGCACCGCAAGGCCACCACCACCGCCCGCTACCCGCACGGCAAACCCCAGATCGGCTATAGCTACCTGCACAACGCCGTGGACGACCACTCCCGGCTGGCCTACACCGAGATCCTGCCCGATGAGACGAAGGCCACCGCGGTCGCGTTCTGGCACCGAGCGCAGGCGTTCTTCGCCTCCCACGGCATCACCGTGCAGCGGGTACTGACCGACAACGGCTCCTGCTATCGCTCACGCGACTGGCGCAACACCCTCACCCACGCCGGTATCCAGCACAAACGCACCCGCCCCTACCCGCAAACCAACGGGAAAGTGGAGCGGTTCAACCGCACCCTGCTCGACGAATGGGCCTACGCCCAGCCCTACACATCAGACACCGCACGGCGCGCCGCGTTGCCCGACTTCCTCCACCACTACAACCATCACCGCCACCACGCCAGCATCGGCGGCCCACCCACCACCCGCATACCCAACCTCACGGGACAGAACATCTAG
- a CDS encoding CaiB/BaiF CoA transferase family protein, whose amino-acid sequence MTDRNGALSGVVVADFSRVLAAPYATMLLADLGAEVIKVERPGAGDDTRAWGPPHADGEAVYFRSVNRNKRSIALDLGDADDLAAAKALARRADVLVENFRPGTMARYGLGYDDLAGDNPGLVYCSISGFGSGAGAALPGYDLLLQAVGGLMSVTGPAPGEPTKVGVALVDVLTGLHAAVGILSALRHRDATGEGQLLEISLLGALLSSMVNQSANHVMADVVPGILGNRHPSVAPYEVFQAADRPIVIAVGNDRQFAALTGALGIPELAGDERFATNAQRVAHVAELADLLGARLRTGTADEWFELLTPLGVPCGPVNDLAEAFQLADRLGLAPRVPLGGLDVVRNPIGLTKTPPTYRQAPPKLGEHTDEVRAWLKED is encoded by the coding sequence GTGACCGATCGAAACGGGGCGTTGTCCGGCGTTGTCGTCGCCGACTTCAGCCGGGTGCTCGCCGCGCCGTACGCGACCATGCTGCTGGCCGACCTCGGTGCCGAGGTGATCAAGGTGGAACGGCCCGGCGCCGGTGACGACACCCGCGCCTGGGGGCCGCCGCACGCCGACGGCGAGGCCGTCTACTTCCGGTCGGTCAACCGCAACAAGCGCTCGATCGCCCTCGACCTCGGCGACGCGGACGACCTGGCCGCCGCGAAGGCCCTCGCGCGGCGGGCCGACGTGCTGGTCGAGAACTTCCGCCCGGGCACGATGGCCCGGTACGGCCTCGGCTACGACGACCTCGCCGGGGACAACCCCGGCCTGGTGTACTGCTCGATCTCCGGGTTCGGCAGCGGGGCGGGCGCGGCCCTACCCGGCTACGACCTGCTCCTGCAGGCCGTGGGCGGGCTGATGAGCGTCACCGGGCCCGCGCCGGGCGAACCGACGAAGGTGGGTGTCGCGCTGGTCGACGTCCTCACCGGCCTGCACGCCGCGGTCGGGATCCTGTCCGCGCTGCGCCACCGCGACGCGACCGGTGAGGGGCAACTGCTCGAGATCAGCCTGCTCGGAGCCCTGTTGTCGAGCATGGTCAACCAGAGCGCGAACCACGTGATGGCCGACGTCGTGCCCGGCATCCTGGGCAACCGGCACCCGTCGGTCGCGCCGTACGAGGTGTTCCAGGCCGCCGACCGGCCGATCGTGATCGCGGTGGGCAACGACCGGCAGTTCGCGGCGCTCACCGGGGCGCTCGGCATCCCCGAGCTGGCCGGCGACGAACGCTTCGCTACCAACGCCCAGCGGGTCGCGCACGTCGCCGAACTGGCCGACCTGCTCGGCGCCCGGCTCCGCACCGGAACGGCCGACGAGTGGTTCGAGCTGCTCACGCCCCTGGGGGTGCCGTGCGGCCCGGTCAACGACCTCGCCGAGGCGTTCCAGCTCGCCGACCGGCTCGGGCTCGCGCCGCGCGTGCCGCTGGGCGGGCTCGACGTCGTGCGCAACCCGATCGGCCTGACCAAGACGCCGCCGACCTACCGCCAGGCGCCGCCGAAACTCGGCGAGCACACCGACGAAGTGCGCGCCTGGCTCAAGGAGGACTAG
- a CDS encoding flavin-containing monooxygenase: protein MPDAIVIGGGQSGLAAAYALREAGLEPLVLEAGSEPVGSWPRYYDSLTLFSPARYSSLPGKRFPGDPRHYPHRYEVVGYLRDYASALDADIRTGHRVESVHHNGSFVVRAGHEFEAPVVVAASGWFGRPHVPALPGLDSFAGAVMHAADYREPSAFAGQRIIVVGAGNSGVQIGAELADHASVTIATRKPVRYAPQRPLGRDLQFWLTVTGAARLPRSVKGDPPTVPVLDTGYYRGRIRDGRPDRRPMFTRLEGRHVIWSDGRREPVDTLLLATGYRPDMPYLDGLGALDERGVPRHRRGVSTSVPGLGYVGLEWQSTLVSASLRGVGRDARYVVRRLAAMR, encoded by the coding sequence ATGCCGGACGCGATCGTGATCGGAGGCGGCCAGTCCGGCCTCGCCGCGGCGTACGCGCTGCGGGAGGCCGGGCTCGAGCCGCTGGTGCTGGAAGCGGGGAGCGAGCCCGTCGGTTCGTGGCCGCGTTACTACGACAGCCTCACGTTGTTCTCGCCCGCACGCTACAGTTCCCTGCCCGGTAAGCGATTTCCGGGCGATCCGCGGCACTACCCGCACCGTTACGAGGTGGTCGGGTACCTGCGCGACTACGCGTCCGCGCTGGACGCCGACATCCGCACCGGGCACCGGGTGGAATCGGTGCACCACAACGGGAGTTTCGTCGTCCGCGCCGGTCACGAGTTCGAGGCGCCGGTCGTGGTGGCCGCCAGCGGGTGGTTCGGCCGGCCGCACGTCCCGGCGTTGCCGGGGCTGGACTCCTTCGCCGGCGCGGTGATGCACGCCGCGGACTACCGCGAGCCGAGTGCGTTCGCCGGGCAGCGGATCATCGTCGTCGGCGCCGGCAACTCCGGCGTGCAGATCGGCGCCGAACTGGCCGACCACGCGTCGGTGACGATCGCGACGCGCAAGCCCGTGCGGTACGCGCCGCAGCGGCCCCTGGGGCGGGACCTGCAGTTCTGGCTCACCGTCACCGGTGCCGCCCGCCTTCCCCGGAGCGTCAAGGGCGACCCGCCGACCGTGCCGGTGCTCGACACCGGCTACTACCGCGGCCGCATCCGCGACGGCCGCCCCGATCGCCGCCCGATGTTCACCCGGCTCGAGGGCCGCCACGTGATCTGGTCCGACGGCCGCCGCGAACCCGTCGACACCCTCCTGCTCGCCACCGGGTACCGGCCGGACATGCCCTACCTCGACGGTCTCGGCGCGCTGGACGAGCGCGGCGTGCCCCGGCACCGGCGCGGCGTCTCCACCTCGGTCCCCGGCCTCGGGTACGTCGGACTGGAGTGGCAGAGCACCCTGGTGTCCGCGAGCCTGCGCGGCGTGGGCCGCGACGCGCGGTACGTGGTCCGCCGCCTGGCCGCCATGAGGTAG
- a CDS encoding heavy metal translocating P-type ATPase yields the protein MTAAPELSEVELAIGGMTCASCANRIERKLNKLDGVTATVNYATEKAKVSYPADVDPQQLVDTVVAAGYSATLPRPDEDEDTVAGLRERVLTAAALSLPVVVLAMVPAWQFDYWQWISLALATPVVFGAGLPFHRAAWTNLRHGAATMDTLISVGTLAAYVWSVYALVFGMAGEIGARHPFEFAIERGSGEGRIYLEVATAVTTFILAGRYFEARAKRRAGAALRALLELGAKDVAVLRDGAEVRIPASQLAVGDRFVVRPGEKIATDGEIEDGTSAVDTSMLTGESVPVEAGPGDAVVGATVNSGGRLVVRATRVGSDTQLAQMAKLVEAAQTGKAQVQRLADRVAGVFVPIVLVLALGTLVAWLASGGSTTAAFTAAVAVLIIACPCALGLATPTALLVGTGRGAQLGILIKGPEVLESTRRIDTVVLDKTGTVTTGRMSLVDVRVADGERRDEVLRMAGALEHASEHPVARAIAAAVDDHAPVSEFRNVEGRGVQGVVEGRAVVAGRAALLDDWGLHLPDALAEARAEAEKLGRTVVGVGWDGRVRAVLVVADTVKPTSAEAVRRLRALGLRPVLLTGDNEAAAQAVAREVGISEVIAEVLPADKVDAVKRLQDRGCRVAVVGDGVNDAAALAQADLGLAMGTGTDVAIEASDLTLVRGDLRAAADAIRLARRTLGTIKSNLFWAFAYNVAALPLAALGLLNPMIAGAAMALSSVFVVSNSLRLRTFS from the coding sequence ATGACCGCCGCGCCCGAGCTCAGCGAGGTCGAACTGGCCATCGGCGGGATGACCTGCGCGTCGTGCGCCAACCGCATCGAGCGGAAGCTGAACAAGCTCGACGGCGTCACCGCCACGGTCAACTACGCCACCGAGAAGGCCAAGGTCAGCTACCCCGCCGACGTCGACCCGCAGCAGCTGGTGGACACGGTCGTGGCCGCCGGGTACTCGGCCACGCTGCCGCGCCCGGACGAGGACGAGGACACCGTCGCGGGTCTGCGTGAACGCGTGCTCACGGCGGCTGCCCTGTCGCTGCCCGTGGTTGTCCTGGCGATGGTCCCGGCCTGGCAGTTCGACTACTGGCAGTGGATCTCGCTGGCCCTGGCCACGCCGGTCGTGTTCGGTGCCGGCCTGCCGTTCCACCGCGCCGCGTGGACGAACCTCCGGCACGGCGCGGCGACGATGGACACGCTGATCTCGGTCGGCACCCTCGCCGCCTACGTGTGGTCGGTGTACGCGCTGGTGTTCGGGATGGCCGGCGAAATCGGGGCCCGGCACCCCTTCGAGTTCGCCATCGAGCGCGGCAGCGGTGAGGGCCGCATCTACCTCGAGGTCGCCACCGCGGTCACCACGTTCATCCTCGCCGGGCGGTACTTCGAGGCCCGCGCCAAGCGCCGCGCCGGCGCCGCCCTGCGGGCGCTGCTGGAGCTGGGGGCCAAGGACGTCGCGGTGCTGCGGGACGGCGCCGAGGTCCGCATCCCGGCGTCGCAGCTCGCCGTGGGCGACCGGTTCGTGGTCCGGCCGGGCGAGAAGATCGCGACCGACGGCGAGATCGAGGACGGCACGTCGGCGGTCGACACGAGCATGCTCACCGGCGAGTCCGTGCCGGTCGAGGCCGGGCCCGGCGATGCCGTCGTGGGGGCGACGGTCAATTCGGGGGGACGGCTGGTCGTGCGCGCCACCCGGGTCGGCTCGGATACGCAACTCGCGCAGATGGCCAAGCTCGTCGAGGCGGCGCAGACCGGGAAGGCGCAGGTCCAGCGCCTGGCCGACCGGGTGGCCGGCGTGTTCGTGCCGATCGTCCTGGTGCTCGCACTGGGCACGCTGGTGGCCTGGCTGGCCTCCGGCGGGTCCACGACGGCGGCCTTCACCGCGGCGGTCGCGGTGCTGATCATCGCCTGCCCGTGCGCCCTCGGCCTCGCCACGCCGACCGCACTGCTGGTCGGCACCGGTCGGGGGGCGCAGCTCGGGATCCTCATCAAGGGCCCCGAGGTGCTGGAGTCCACGCGCCGGATCGACACCGTCGTGCTCGACAAGACCGGCACCGTCACCACCGGGCGCATGTCGCTCGTGGACGTCCGCGTGGCCGACGGCGAGCGCCGGGACGAGGTGCTGCGCATGGCCGGTGCCCTGGAGCACGCGTCCGAGCACCCGGTGGCCAGGGCCATCGCGGCAGCGGTGGACGACCACGCGCCGGTGTCGGAGTTCCGCAACGTCGAGGGCCGCGGCGTGCAGGGCGTGGTCGAGGGCCGGGCCGTCGTGGCCGGGCGGGCCGCGCTGCTGGACGACTGGGGTCTGCACCTGCCCGACGCGCTCGCCGAAGCGAGGGCCGAGGCGGAGAAGCTCGGCCGGACCGTGGTCGGTGTGGGCTGGGACGGCCGGGTCCGGGCGGTCCTGGTGGTGGCCGACACCGTCAAGCCGACCTCCGCCGAGGCGGTGCGCCGGCTGCGGGCGCTCGGCCTGCGTCCCGTGCTGCTGACCGGCGACAACGAGGCGGCCGCGCAGGCGGTCGCGCGCGAGGTCGGCATCAGCGAAGTGATCGCCGAAGTGCTGCCCGCCGACAAGGTCGACGCGGTGAAACGCCTGCAGGACCGGGGATGCCGGGTCGCGGTGGTCGGTGACGGCGTGAACGACGCGGCCGCGCTGGCGCAGGCCGACCTCGGACTGGCGATGGGCACCGGCACCGACGTGGCCATCGAGGCGAGCGACCTGACACTGGTGCGCGGCGACCTGCGAGCCGCGGCCGACGCGATCCGGCTCGCGCGCCGCACGCTCGGCACCATCAAGAGCAACCTGTTCTGGGCGTTCGCCTACAACGTGGCCGCACTACCGCTGGCCGCGCTCGGGCTGCTCAACCCGATGATCGCCGGTGCCGCGATGGCGCTGAGCTCGGTGTTCGTGGTGAGCAATTCGCTGCGACTGCGCACGTTCTCGTAA
- a CDS encoding heavy-metal-associated domain-containing protein: MTETVYTVTGMTCQHCVASVTEEVGKIEGVADVKVDLPTGAVTVVSTGELSDDAVRAAVDEAGYELAAR, encoded by the coding sequence ATGACTGAGACCGTCTACACCGTCACCGGGATGACCTGCCAGCACTGCGTCGCCTCCGTCACCGAGGAGGTCGGCAAGATCGAGGGCGTCGCCGACGTCAAGGTCGACCTGCCGACCGGTGCCGTCACCGTCGTGAGCACCGGTGAGCTGAGCGACGACGCCGTGCGCGCCGCCGTCGACGAGGCCGGGTACGAGCTCGCCGCCCGGTGA
- a CDS encoding HoxN/HupN/NixA family nickel/cobalt transporter encodes MVAFILALNAIGWGVLLLLVVPQHFAIGESGIFGVGLGVTAFTLGMRHAFDADHIAAIDNTTRKLITDGQRPLSVGFWFSLGHSTIVFALCLLLSLGVRALAGELEDDSSTLHEVTGVIGLSVSGAFLCLLGLVNLVVLIGILKVAREMRRGRFDEAELETRLARRGLVNRVLGRATAAVRKPWHIYPVGVLFGLGFDTATEVSLLVLAGGAAAFALPWYAILVLPVLFAAGMTLFDAADGFLMNHAYGWAFARPVRKIFYNITVTALSVVVALVIGVIELIAVLVDQAGITGGPLRSIAELNLDHVGFVLAGVFLVTWVVAWLVWRLGRIEERWSTGVD; translated from the coding sequence ATGGTGGCGTTCATCCTCGCGCTGAACGCGATCGGCTGGGGAGTGCTGCTCCTGCTGGTCGTGCCCCAGCACTTCGCGATCGGCGAGTCCGGGATCTTCGGCGTCGGGCTCGGCGTCACCGCCTTCACGCTCGGTATGCGCCACGCGTTCGACGCCGACCACATCGCCGCCATCGACAACACCACCCGGAAGCTCATCACCGACGGGCAGCGGCCGCTCAGCGTCGGCTTCTGGTTCTCCCTCGGGCATTCCACGATCGTGTTCGCCCTGTGTCTCCTGCTGTCACTCGGCGTGCGCGCGCTGGCCGGCGAGCTCGAGGACGACTCGTCGACCCTGCACGAGGTCACCGGCGTGATCGGCCTGTCCGTGTCCGGCGCGTTCCTGTGCCTGCTCGGCCTGGTCAACCTGGTGGTCCTGATCGGCATCCTCAAGGTCGCCCGCGAGATGCGCCGGGGCCGCTTCGACGAGGCCGAACTCGAGACCCGCCTCGCCCGGCGCGGTCTCGTCAACCGCGTCCTCGGCCGGGCCACCGCCGCGGTCCGCAAACCGTGGCACATCTACCCGGTAGGCGTACTGTTCGGCCTCGGGTTCGACACCGCCACCGAGGTCAGCCTGCTGGTGCTGGCCGGCGGCGCCGCCGCGTTCGCCCTGCCCTGGTACGCCATCCTCGTCCTGCCGGTCCTGTTCGCGGCGGGCATGACGCTGTTCGACGCGGCCGACGGGTTCCTCATGAACCACGCCTACGGGTGGGCCTTCGCCAGGCCCGTGCGCAAGATCTTCTACAACATCACCGTGACGGCCCTGTCGGTCGTGGTCGCCCTGGTCATCGGCGTCATCGAGCTGATCGCCGTGCTCGTCGACCAGGCCGGCATCACCGGCGGGCCGCTGCGGTCGATCGCCGAGCTGAACCTGGACCACGTCGGGTTCGTCCTCGCCGGCGTGTTCCTCGTGACCTGGGTGGTCGCCTGGCTGGTGTGGCGACTGGGCCGCATCGAGGAACGCTGGTCGACCGGCGTCGACTGA
- a CDS encoding metal-sensitive transcriptional regulator, with protein sequence MASYSGDKDAYLKRLRRIEGQIRGLQRMVEEDKYCIDILTQVSAATKALQSFSLELLDEHLSTCVVDAAKAGGREAEVKVREASDAIARLVKS encoded by the coding sequence ATGGCGAGCTACAGCGGCGACAAGGACGCCTACCTCAAGCGGTTGCGCCGGATCGAGGGGCAGATCCGCGGCCTGCAGCGCATGGTCGAAGAGGACAAGTACTGCATCGACATCCTGACCCAGGTCTCCGCGGCGACGAAGGCACTGCAGTCGTTCTCGCTCGAACTGCTCGACGAGCACCTGTCCACGTGCGTGGTGGACGCCGCCAAGGCCGGCGGGCGGGAAGCCGAGGTGAAGGTCCGCGAGGCGAGCGACGCGATCGCGCGCCTGGTGAAGTCCTGA